The Ziziphus jujuba cultivar Dongzao chromosome 5, ASM3175591v1 genome segment ACAACAAGCAATCCACTAGTTCCTTTGTCCAATCTGTGCACAATTCCTGGACGCACGGATGCTTGACATGTGCTAGAACTTTGATCCACAGAGAAGTAGCCTAATCCATCATCACAATTATCCTCAGAATCAGAAAGACCATCGTGATTTGAAAATGCAACCGTTGGTAGGCTGCAATGGTGAAGAATTCCATTTACTAATGTTCCTGTAGCATTTCCAGGTGCTGGATGAACAACCTAACTCACAGGACAAGAATGTAATTTCATCACAAGAACCAAAACCGCAAGGTTCATCAGAGCATAAAAACATTCAACTCAACAAACAagagaaaaattgaaagaacTCAATCATAACAAAATGAGAATTTATGAAcctaaataattttctaaaaaagaaacaaaagcatGAATTATTCAAACAGATTAGTCGATAGTGACAAACAGTCCAGAGGTAGCCGCCGTACCATGTGTGCTGGTTTGTTAACAACGAGAACGTGATCATCTTCATAGACAATATCCAAAGGTATATTTTCAGGTTCGGCTCTCAACGGTTGCAACTCCGAAATTGTGCAATTCACTCTGTCACCAGCTTTGACATTATGCGAAACCTGCATTAATAAACTCAAAACAGATCGATTATAGatccaattttaaaataaaaaataaaaaaagaagaagaataaagtcGGAATAACCATGCGGACTGAAGCAAGTTACCTTATCAACGATCCGGCCATTAACACTAACAAGTCCGGATCGGATGCTGGACTGAACGCGCGCTCTACTGATGCCGCTAACTCGAGAAGAAATCCAAGAATCGAGCCTGAGCTTGCGAGAATCGACAGCCACAGTCTCCTCCAACCGCACGCCGCTGTAATTGTTCCTATGACCGGCAAGAGCCTCGTCGTTTCCGTCGGAAATTGATACTCCGGTGGAAGTAGAAGTGGCTCTAAGGATTCTTGAAATCCTAGAAGTAGACGCAAAAGGAGGACAGGCTGTAATCTTAGGGTTTGGAGGGAAGAAAACGAAGAAGAGAGAAGG includes the following:
- the LOC107422437 gene encoding RNA pseudouridine synthase 2, chloroplastic, whose protein sequence is MLTFCFPAPLTKAFVTSPSLFFVFFPPNPKITACPPFASTSRISRILRATSTSTGVSISDGNDEALAGHRNNYSGVRLEETVAVDSRKLRLDSWISSRVSGISRARVQSSIRSGLVSVNGRIVDKVSHNVKAGDRVNCTISELQPLRAEPENIPLDIVYEDDHVLVVNKPAHMVVHPAPGNATGTLVNGILHHCSLPTVAFSNHDGLSDSEDNCDDGLGYFSVDQSSSTCQASVRPGIVHRLDKGTSGLLVVAKNELSHAHLSDQFKLHTIHRVYISLTSGVPSPLAGRVDIPIGRDSNNRIRMTAIPGPIKSKQGRHAASRYKVIEVLAGGGSALVEWRLETGRTHQIRAHAKHLGIPLLGDELYGGTKSMALSLLWPRTPSSCHGQLSQLVSEFERPCLHAMALRFKHPHTGKNIHFSCPPPSDFAEILNQLRKFSTAKP